From the Chryseobacterium sp. G0201 genome, the window TTTTAGCTTTTAACTCTGAAATGGTAGCTTCCGGGAAATTATTTTCGACAGAAACCGTTTCAGGAAGCCATTGGTGATGAAATTTCGGAGCATTCACGGAGATATTGGCATTTAATTTAAAATCAACAACATCTACGATAGATTGATATACAGAAGTTGGAATTGTAGTTCCTCCAGGAGTTCCAACCACCATATAAGGCTTTCCATTTTTTAGGATAATAGTTGGTGTCATGGAAGAAAGCATTCTTTTATTAGGCTGGATAGAATTAGCTTCACCACCTACAGCTCCAAACATATTGGGAACACCCGGTTTTACGGAGAAATCATCCATTTCATTATTTAAAAAGAATCCGGCACCTGTTACTAATACTTTGCTGCCATAATATCCATTAAGAGTTGTTGTTACTGCTGCTGCATTTCCATCTTTATCAATAACTGAAATGTGCGTTGTTTCGGTTGATTCTTTCGGTTGTTTAATGATTTTTCCAACCTCTGAACTTGGAGTTGCTTTATTAAAACTGAAACTTTTCCATCTGTTTTTTAAATAATCATTAGAAATCAAATAAGAAGTTTTATCCTCAATAAAGTCAGGATCGCCCATATATTCGGCTCTGTCGGCATAGGCTCTTCTTTCAGCTTCTACCATGATCTGTACGGCAGGAGTGGAGTTTTGCTGATATTTTTCTAAGTTTTCAAAAGCAGCCATTCTCAACATTTGAGCTAAAAGAACTCCTCCGCTTGAAGGTAAAGGCATGGTAACGACATTGCTTCCTTTATAATCAAATTCCAGAGCTTTTCTTTCGGCAACTTTATAGTTTTTTAAGTCTTCTAAGGTGATAATTCCGTTTCCTCTTTTCATTTCGGCAACCAAAAGATCGGCTGTTTTTCCTTCATAAAAACCTTTAGCACCTAATTTCTGAATTAATTTTAAGGTTTCTGCCAATTCTTTCTGAACCAAAAGATCTCCGGCTTTCCACGGGGTATCTTTTACAAAAAGGATTGAAGATTTATTATGTTTTTGAAAATGTTCTTTTTGGGAATTCAGCATATCTGCTTCATGATCTGTGATCGCAAATCCTTTTTCAGCCAAATCAATTGCAGGCTGAATGATTTGACTCATAGGAAGTTTACAGTATTTTAAGGTCGCGAAAAATCCGGCAATACTTCCGGGGATTCCAACTGCCAGTCTGCCGTTTTGGGATAAATCGGTGTTTGCTTTACCGTTTTTGTCAAGATACATATCTCTTGAGGCTTTTTTGGGAGCTGTTTCACGATAATCGAGAGTAAATTTTTCTCCATTATTTTTAACTCCGACTAAAAATCCGCCGCCACCGATATTTCCGGCTTGTGGATAAACAACAGCTAGAGCGTATTGCGTGGCAGTAATTGCATCGTAGGCATTTCCACCCATTTTAAGGATTTTTGCACCAGCTTCACTCGCCAATGGATGTGCGGAAACAACGACGCCTTTATTTTTTACTTTAACTTCTTTTACAATGTTGATATCGATGTATTGTGCTGAAACCGAATGAGAAAACAGGATAAGCGAAATAATTAACTTTTTCATTTTTAAAAATTATAATCGAATTTACAATTTTGTTTTAGAATAGGGTCTAAAATTTCTATTTTTGCTTTTGATCATAATAAAAAAGTAAAAATGGAATCCTATACGGAAAGAATACTAATTACGGGTGCTCTGGGACAGATCGGCACCGAGCTTACGAATAGACTTGTAGAGATCCACGGAGCGGAAAATGTAGTTGCTTCTGGATTAGACAGATGGCAAAAAGGCATTACTGCTGCAGGCCATTACGAAAG encodes:
- the ggt gene encoding gamma-glutamyltransferase, which produces MKKLIISLILFSHSVSAQYIDINIVKEVKVKNKGVVVSAHPLASEAGAKILKMGGNAYDAITATQYALAVVYPQAGNIGGGGFLVGVKNNGEKFTLDYRETAPKKASRDMYLDKNGKANTDLSQNGRLAVGIPGSIAGFFATLKYCKLPMSQIIQPAIDLAEKGFAITDHEADMLNSQKEHFQKHNKSSILFVKDTPWKAGDLLVQKELAETLKLIQKLGAKGFYEGKTADLLVAEMKRGNGIITLEDLKNYKVAERKALEFDYKGSNVVTMPLPSSGGVLLAQMLRMAAFENLEKYQQNSTPAVQIMVEAERRAYADRAEYMGDPDFIEDKTSYLISNDYLKNRWKSFSFNKATPSSEVGKIIKQPKESTETTHISVIDKDGNAAAVTTTLNGYYGSKVLVTGAGFFLNNEMDDFSVKPGVPNMFGAVGGEANSIQPNKRMLSSMTPTIILKNGKPYMVVGTPGGTTIPTSVYQSIVDVVDFKLNANISVNAPKFHHQWLPETVSVENNFPEATISELKAKNYVIEKVKYIGKTEMIVIDDNGTIHAVADGRGDDSVAIE